The Allorhodopirellula heiligendammensis genome includes a window with the following:
- a CDS encoding tetratricopeptide repeat protein — protein MSIPTPAQAGTTEVPGSSASVSLQEAVEGGDLDAAIAAVSGLDLRDEPTLRTLAAVVRIARRCEQEQRRDEAAETYHTASAICERLVGSAPENLPAEKAAVIWNASASSLTANGRHADALRWSTLAAESAVDPAIISRTGDTLLAVAAGALDNNDKLTAGKAYRLAIEMYEKHASRQVGAEIATARLGYAWTLVMAADESGKPDHLEKSLVAVEDFLEHHPKHSDAPSAFLLKINCLTRLHDLDGAESTRAELLRAHPRTSAACESIKTACASHTDPSESIRMYLIKRHEYVLMSPIAAGNLDVLQSGLLASAIAGDPESEIAYATALALIDEQGQVATGVLEQLQQSGHDAAAQRVAMKWMSASDENDRSPGSLGATMQEKSGKLITGAVREAACRWAGRTGQWSMLAMAAEDEPGLGERQNTEIAKEEAAARGRSLHVERLFAEALLQSGKTKQSLKLWERIVDEGGAEDFATLLRLAETAAEVGSITQADIRIAAARAVAMQSERDGKSSGGVAMTNLLTANLEIRQLRFDRGRALLEQIVRSSGADTNLRGRAQWMIGETYFMQEKFSDAIAAYRQVEAIGDCDQWTAAALVQAGKSFEQLGRTREATICYSALVSRFGDSPHAGGARRRLAALTTDGTSSTGTIRR, from the coding sequence ATGTCGATACCAACGCCCGCGCAAGCTGGTACAACGGAAGTCCCTGGTTCGTCGGCCAGCGTTAGCTTGCAGGAAGCCGTGGAAGGGGGTGATCTCGACGCAGCGATTGCGGCAGTATCAGGGCTGGACCTTCGCGATGAGCCGACCCTGCGCACGCTGGCCGCAGTTGTGCGCATTGCACGACGGTGCGAGCAGGAACAGCGACGCGATGAAGCCGCGGAAACCTATCATACTGCGTCGGCAATTTGTGAGCGACTCGTCGGCAGTGCCCCCGAGAATCTGCCGGCAGAAAAAGCGGCTGTGATTTGGAATGCGTCGGCTTCCTCGCTCACCGCAAATGGTCGCCATGCCGACGCCCTACGCTGGTCGACCCTCGCGGCAGAATCGGCAGTGGACCCCGCGATCATCAGCCGAACCGGAGATACGCTGCTCGCTGTTGCCGCTGGTGCACTCGACAACAACGATAAACTGACTGCCGGCAAAGCTTACCGGCTTGCTATCGAGATGTACGAAAAGCACGCCTCGCGTCAGGTTGGAGCGGAAATCGCCACGGCGCGGCTGGGCTACGCGTGGACCCTCGTCATGGCCGCCGACGAAAGTGGTAAACCCGACCATCTCGAAAAATCACTCGTAGCCGTCGAAGACTTTCTGGAACATCACCCCAAGCATTCCGATGCTCCCTCGGCGTTTTTGCTGAAAATCAACTGCCTTACTCGCTTGCATGATCTCGACGGTGCGGAGTCCACTCGCGCTGAATTATTAAGGGCGCATCCTCGTACATCGGCGGCATGTGAATCCATCAAGACCGCATGTGCATCGCACACCGATCCGTCCGAATCGATACGGATGTACTTAATCAAACGCCATGAATACGTACTCATGTCACCCATCGCCGCCGGCAATCTCGACGTGCTGCAGTCCGGTCTATTAGCCTCAGCAATTGCTGGCGATCCGGAGTCCGAGATTGCCTATGCCACAGCCCTCGCGCTCATCGATGAGCAAGGACAAGTCGCGACGGGGGTACTCGAGCAATTGCAGCAGAGCGGTCACGATGCAGCGGCTCAGCGGGTGGCGATGAAATGGATGTCGGCAAGCGATGAGAACGACCGTAGCCCAGGCAGCCTGGGCGCGACGATGCAAGAAAAGTCAGGAAAATTGATCACCGGTGCCGTTCGTGAGGCAGCCTGTCGCTGGGCGGGACGCACTGGCCAGTGGTCGATGTTGGCGATGGCAGCCGAGGACGAACCCGGGCTGGGTGAACGTCAAAACACAGAGATAGCCAAAGAAGAAGCCGCTGCCCGCGGAAGATCTTTGCACGTCGAACGGCTGTTCGCTGAAGCACTACTGCAAAGTGGGAAAACGAAACAATCGTTAAAACTCTGGGAGCGTATCGTCGATGAAGGTGGTGCCGAAGACTTCGCCACACTGTTGAGATTGGCGGAAACGGCAGCGGAGGTAGGATCAATCACCCAAGCTGACATCCGGATTGCCGCCGCCCGAGCCGTTGCGATGCAGTCCGAACGTGACGGAAAGTCGTCCGGAGGCGTCGCCATGACGAATTTATTGACGGCGAATCTCGAAATTCGCCAGTTACGTTTTGATCGCGGCCGAGCGTTGCTCGAGCAAATCGTGCGATCAAGCGGCGCCGATACGAATTTGCGCGGTCGCGCTCAGTGGATGATTGGCGAGACCTACTTCATGCAAGAAAAGTTCTCTGACGCGATCGCAGCATACCGTCAAGTCGAGGCGATTGGTGATTGTGATCAGTGGACGGCCGCCGCACTCGTGCAGGCTGGAAAATCGTTTGAGCAATTGGGGAGGACACGCGAGGCCACCATATGTTATTCCGCACTCGTTAGCCGGTTCGGTGACTCGCCACACGCAGGCGGCGCTCGTCGTCGCTTGGCAGCCCTGACGACCGACGGTACTTCGTCCACAGGCACGATACGACGATGA
- a CDS encoding MotA/TolQ/ExbB proton channel family protein has translation MINPRCFQLLADRTPWIARCRVAVVVAMAITAAATTASAQAQRSGPPYGYNQGGFSNNYQSNGFSSTGGFDASAGPAARIAAAPQSGPATANQFSIPAAPAEPEAEPAAEEEASSWEMPAMIRKISEGGWLMIPLAVASLIVIGLSLERTVALRRSRVIPKPFVRRFTECVEDGQLSYEEATSICDEFDCPVAEVFHAAVRRWGRPMMEIEQAVIDAGDRVGDSLRRFLRVFHAISNVTPLIGLLGTVLGMIEAFENLGSQSGGQSDLLAAGISTALMTTAGGLSVAIPAYLAYMYFSAKSDRYLGEIDKLCQRVIDCISAEGLENSGAARAPRKRKAA, from the coding sequence ATGATCAATCCTCGATGCTTCCAGCTGTTGGCCGATCGCACGCCATGGATCGCGCGTTGCCGCGTGGCGGTCGTCGTGGCCATGGCGATTACCGCAGCAGCCACGACCGCGTCTGCGCAGGCGCAGAGATCCGGGCCGCCATACGGTTACAATCAAGGCGGTTTCTCCAACAACTACCAATCCAACGGGTTTTCCAGCACAGGAGGCTTCGACGCTTCCGCCGGTCCTGCAGCACGTATCGCCGCGGCACCGCAGTCAGGACCAGCGACGGCCAATCAGTTTTCGATTCCGGCAGCCCCTGCAGAGCCTGAAGCCGAGCCAGCGGCAGAAGAGGAGGCGTCCTCTTGGGAGATGCCCGCCATGATCCGCAAAATCAGCGAAGGCGGTTGGCTGATGATCCCGCTGGCAGTGGCGTCATTAATCGTGATCGGCCTCTCTCTGGAACGCACCGTTGCCTTGCGACGGTCCCGCGTGATCCCCAAGCCCTTCGTACGACGCTTCACGGAATGTGTTGAGGACGGCCAACTGAGCTACGAGGAAGCAACGTCAATCTGTGACGAGTTTGACTGTCCCGTCGCAGAGGTCTTTCATGCTGCAGTGCGGCGTTGGGGACGGCCGATGATGGAGATCGAACAAGCCGTTATTGATGCGGGTGACCGAGTGGGGGATTCATTGCGCCGTTTTCTGCGCGTCTTCCATGCGATCAGCAATGTGACACCGTTGATCGGATTGCTGGGCACGGTTTTAGGCATGATTGAAGCATTCGAGAACTTGGGGTCCCAAAGCGGTGGGCAGAGTGACTTGCTCGCCGCTGGGATTAGCACCGCTCTGATGACCACCGCTGGCGGGTTGAGCGTGGCAATTCCTGCATATCTGGCGTATATGTATTTCAGTGCCAAATCGGATCGTTACCTTGGTGAGATCGACAAGCTCTGCCAGCGCGTGATCGATTGCATTTCTGCCGAGGGACTTGAAAACTCCGGTGCAGCCCGCGCACCACGCAAACGCAAGGCCGCGTAG
- a CDS encoding ExbD/TolR family protein, with the protein MIRRSNPETATINLTPMIDVVFLLVIFFMVGSKLDNGESHLQVNVPSVGQMNSMARLPDERIVEFTAEGTLTLDGATVSPDQLTNVLRSQHSSYPALKVAVRADDTIPYGQVAGVLQMVRASGVEQIGVATKRR; encoded by the coding sequence ATGATTCGACGCTCCAATCCCGAGACGGCGACGATCAACCTCACGCCGATGATTGATGTCGTTTTCCTGCTTGTGATTTTTTTCATGGTCGGAAGCAAACTCGACAATGGCGAGAGCCATCTGCAAGTCAATGTGCCGAGTGTCGGACAGATGAACTCGATGGCGCGCCTACCTGATGAGCGCATCGTCGAGTTCACCGCTGAAGGCACACTCACGCTCGATGGCGCCACCGTTTCCCCTGATCAGCTCACGAATGTCTTGCGTTCCCAGCACAGTAGCTACCCCGCACTCAAGGTCGCAGTTCGCGCCGATGACACCATTCCCTATGGACAGGTTGCCGGAGTCTTGCAGATGGTCCGGGCATCGGGTGTCGAACAAATCGGGGTGGCAACTAAGCGGAGGTAG